Proteins encoded in a region of the Prochlorothrix hollandica PCC 9006 = CALU 1027 genome:
- a CDS encoding single-stranded DNA-binding protein — translation MNSCVLIADIIQAPQIRYTADNQTAIAEMVIQFPSFRDNDPPSRLKVVAWGNLAQTVQEQCHVGQQYALEGRLQINSVPRPEGFKDKVAELVLARFQALGASGSSMAGGIPAAAVPLTDPAPAYSSPAPATPAYTNPTPTYTNPPAYSNPAPATPAYTNPTPTYTNPPAYSNPAPAAPASAPPTTPTPIANPNYDDIPF, via the coding sequence ATGAATAGCTGCGTTCTCATTGCGGATATTATCCAAGCTCCCCAAATACGCTATACGGCGGATAACCAAACCGCCATTGCGGAGATGGTTATACAATTCCCCAGCTTTCGGGACAATGATCCGCCCTCGCGCCTAAAGGTGGTGGCCTGGGGCAATCTAGCTCAAACGGTGCAGGAGCAGTGCCATGTGGGCCAGCAATACGCCTTGGAAGGTCGTTTACAAATCAATTCTGTGCCCCGACCGGAGGGCTTTAAAGATAAGGTGGCGGAGTTAGTCCTAGCCCGCTTCCAGGCTTTGGGTGCTTCCGGTTCTTCCATGGCTGGGGGCATCCCTGCCGCAGCGGTCCCCCTCACCGATCCCGCCCCGGCCTATAGCAGTCCGGCCCCCGCGACCCCGGCTTATACCAATCCTACCCCGACCTATACCAATCCCCCGGCCTACAGCAATCCGGCTCCTGCGACTCCGGCTTATACCAATCCCACCCCGACCTATACCAATCCCCCGGCCTACAGCAATCCGGCTCCTGCTGCCCCAGCCTCGGCTCCCCCGACGACCCCTACCCCGATCGCCAATCCCAACTATGACGACATCCCCTTTTAA
- a CDS encoding mannose-1-phosphate guanyltransferase encodes MRAVLMAGGSGTRLRPLTYDVPKPMVPILNRPIAEHILNLLKRHQITEVITTLHFLPDVLREYFQDGSDFGVQMTYAVEEDQPLGTAGCVKSTAELLDDTFLVISGDSLTDFDLTEAIAFHRQKGGKVTLVLTRVPNPIEFGVVILDREQRICRFLEKPSTSEVFSDTVNTGIYILEPEILDYLPSNQEADFSKDLFPLLLSQGEPMYGYVAEGYWCDVGHLDIYREAQYDCLQGRVCLKVSYQEQKPGFWLGQNTYIDETATIEGPVLIGHNCRIGPRVQISAGTVIGDNVTIGADADLKRTIIWNGVIVGDEAHLEACVIARGARIDRRTHIMEGAVVGSLSTVGEEAQINTNVRVWPCKHIEPGATLNINLIWGHTAHRNLFGQRGVAGLANIDITPEFAVKLGAAYGSTLKAGDKVATSRDQRSISRMVSRSLISGLMSVGVHVQNLEATAIPVARTVVPTMDVEGCIHVRIHPDRPNYILVEFFDAQGINISKSREKKIEGAYFKEDLRRVQIHEIGNITYPRDQVIDVYSQAFAKTLSVDAIRWGGTKVVIDYAYAVSGAVLPILLADFGCDAVVLNASLRQIIPSTEEREALLNQLGHVVEALHANFGVQVSANGEQLVLVDESGIPIRGELLTALMVHTVLTAKPRGTVVVPVHVSSAVELIARRHDAEVIRTKANPTALMEACHSNPNVVLGGSSEMGFIFPQLHPGFDAMFCIAKLIEMLTVQERSLGQIRTELPTVYHRSCIVRCPTNAKGALMRDLLETHGSDNIELVDGVKICDHYHDRWILILPDASEPLVHLFANSQDRGWVDMTLQEYRGQIQTFVDKIQGLDAQKQEGLFKFA; translated from the coding sequence ATGCGAGCAGTTTTGATGGCGGGGGGATCCGGTACCCGCCTCCGCCCATTAACCTATGATGTGCCCAAACCGATGGTTCCCATTCTGAACCGTCCCATTGCTGAGCATATCTTAAACCTGCTCAAACGCCACCAAATCACTGAGGTCATCACCACCCTCCATTTCTTGCCCGATGTGTTGCGGGAATATTTCCAGGATGGGAGTGACTTTGGGGTGCAAATGACCTATGCCGTCGAAGAAGATCAACCCCTAGGCACAGCAGGCTGTGTTAAAAGCACGGCAGAGCTACTGGATGACACCTTTTTGGTCATTAGTGGCGATAGCTTAACGGATTTTGACTTAACGGAGGCGATCGCCTTCCACCGGCAGAAAGGCGGGAAGGTGACCTTAGTGTTAACCCGCGTCCCCAATCCCATTGAGTTTGGAGTGGTCATTCTCGATCGGGAACAACGGATTTGCCGCTTTTTAGAAAAACCATCCACCAGCGAGGTTTTTTCGGACACCGTCAACACCGGCATTTATATTCTGGAACCAGAGATTTTAGACTATCTGCCCAGCAACCAAGAGGCAGACTTTTCCAAGGATTTATTCCCCCTGCTGCTGAGCCAGGGAGAACCCATGTATGGCTATGTGGCGGAGGGCTACTGGTGTGATGTGGGCCATTTAGACATTTATCGGGAAGCCCAGTATGACTGCCTCCAGGGGCGGGTTTGCCTCAAGGTGAGCTACCAGGAACAGAAGCCCGGTTTTTGGCTGGGGCAGAACACCTACATCGACGAAACCGCCACCATTGAAGGGCCGGTGCTCATTGGCCACAACTGCCGCATTGGGCCTCGGGTGCAGATCAGTGCGGGCACAGTCATTGGCGATAATGTCACCATCGGGGCCGATGCCGATCTCAAACGCACCATTATCTGGAACGGGGTGATTGTGGGGGATGAGGCCCACTTGGAAGCCTGTGTTATTGCCCGGGGGGCACGCATCGATCGCCGCACCCACATTATGGAAGGGGCCGTGGTCGGATCCCTCTCCACCGTGGGGGAAGAGGCCCAAATTAACACCAATGTGCGGGTGTGGCCCTGCAAGCACATTGAACCGGGGGCCACCCTCAATATCAACCTGATTTGGGGCCATACCGCCCACCGCAATCTCTTTGGTCAGCGGGGCGTGGCGGGGCTAGCCAACATCGACATCACCCCAGAATTTGCGGTGAAACTGGGGGCTGCCTATGGCTCCACCCTCAAGGCGGGGGATAAGGTAGCCACCTCGCGGGATCAGCGCAGTATCTCCCGCATGGTGTCCCGATCGCTGATTTCCGGACTCATGTCCGTGGGAGTCCATGTCCAAAACCTGGAGGCCACCGCCATTCCCGTCGCCCGCACCGTGGTTCCCACCATGGACGTGGAGGGCTGTATCCATGTGCGCATCCACCCCGATCGGCCCAACTATATTCTGGTGGAATTCTTCGATGCCCAGGGCATTAATATCTCCAAATCGAGGGAGAAAAAGATTGAAGGAGCCTACTTCAAAGAAGACCTGCGCCGGGTGCAAATCCATGAAATTGGCAACATTACCTATCCCCGCGATCAGGTCATTGATGTTTATAGCCAAGCCTTTGCCAAAACCCTGAGTGTGGATGCCATTCGCTGGGGCGGCACCAAGGTGGTTATCGACTATGCCTACGCCGTATCGGGGGCAGTGCTGCCCATTTTGTTGGCGGATTTTGGCTGCGATGCCGTGGTGCTGAACGCCAGTTTGCGCCAAATCATTCCCTCTACAGAGGAACGGGAAGCCCTCCTCAACCAACTGGGCCATGTGGTGGAAGCCCTCCATGCCAACTTTGGGGTACAGGTGTCGGCCAATGGGGAACAGTTGGTGTTGGTGGATGAGTCGGGGATCCCGATCCGGGGGGAACTGCTCACGGCCCTGATGGTGCATACGGTGCTGACGGCCAAACCCAGGGGAACGGTGGTGGTGCCGGTGCATGTGTCCAGTGCAGTGGAACTGATTGCCCGTCGCCACGATGCGGAGGTGATTCGCACCAAAGCCAACCCCACGGCCCTGATGGAAGCCTGCCACTCTAACCCCAATGTGGTGCTGGGGGGCAGCAGCGAAATGGGCTTTATCTTTCCCCAGTTACACCCCGGTTTTGATGCCATGTTTTGCATCGCTAAGCTGATCGAAATGTTGACGGTACAGGAGCGATCCCTGGGGCAAATTCGCACGGAACTGCCCACGGTTTACCACCGCAGTTGCATTGTGCGCTGTCCCACCAATGCCAAGGGCGCGTTAATGCGGGATCTGCTGGAAACCCATGGGTCAGACAATATCGAACTGGTGGATGGGGTCAAGATTTGCGATCACTACCACGATCGCTGGATCCTGATTCTGCCCGATGCCAGCGAGCCATTGGTGCATCTGTTTGCCAACAGCCAAGACCGAGGCTGGGTTGACATGACCCTCCAGGAATACCGTGGGCAGATCCAGACATTCGTTGATAAGATCCAAGGGCTAGATGCCCAAAAACAGGAGGGCTTGTTTAAGTTTGCTTAA
- a CDS encoding class I SAM-dependent methyltransferase: MVRSPEPDSPSLGYNLPGAPSQSQDTGIQNLPAIAKRFNQEYQGQSFELPAEVEAMAITQQWRSGQLQAVSASPFWEMVKPQKKQHCLDLGCGIGFLVYPWREWGAFFHGQDISTVARDALVARGPQLNSMLFKGVVLKPAHQLDDYDPAFFDLAIATGLSCYYPPAYWEQVLTQVKRVLKPGQPFVFDVVNGELELAENWAILETYLGAEVFLESLGHWQTLIRAAGAKIVKQKAGDLFHLFKIVW, encoded by the coding sequence ATGGTCCGATCCCCAGAACCCGATTCCCCCAGCCTCGGCTATAACCTGCCGGGTGCCCCCAGCCAGTCCCAGGATACGGGGATCCAGAATTTACCCGCGATCGCCAAGCGTTTCAATCAGGAATACCAGGGCCAGTCCTTCGAGCTACCGGCGGAAGTGGAAGCCATGGCCATCACCCAACAATGGAGATCGGGGCAGTTACAAGCCGTGTCCGCCAGCCCGTTTTGGGAGATGGTCAAACCCCAAAAAAAGCAGCATTGTCTGGATCTAGGCTGTGGCATTGGCTTTTTGGTCTATCCCTGGCGGGAGTGGGGGGCGTTCTTCCATGGCCAGGACATTAGTACTGTGGCGCGGGATGCCTTGGTGGCGCGGGGTCCCCAGCTTAACTCCATGTTGTTTAAGGGGGTGGTTCTGAAGCCTGCCCACCAGTTAGACGACTACGATCCTGCCTTTTTTGACTTGGCCATTGCCACGGGTCTCAGTTGTTATTACCCCCCGGCCTATTGGGAGCAAGTGTTAACTCAAGTGAAACGGGTGTTGAAACCGGGTCAACCTTTTGTCTTTGATGTTGTCAATGGGGAACTGGAATTAGCGGAAAATTGGGCTATTTTAGAAACTTACCTGGGTGCGGAAGTATTTTTAGAGTCTTTGGGCCATTGGCAGACCCTAATTCGTGCCGCAGGAGCCAAAATTGTCAAGCAAAAAGCAGGGGATTTATTTCACTTGTTTAAGATTGTTTGGTAG
- a CDS encoding RNA recognition motif domain-containing protein, whose translation MSIYVGNLSYEVTDADLQTVFAEYGTVKRVQLPVDRDTGRMRGFGFVEMGSEAEEDAAIEALDGAEWMGRQMKVNKARPRKSRGGDSFGGNRRNDGF comes from the coding sequence ATGTCTATTTATGTAGGTAACCTGTCCTACGAAGTCACCGATGCAGATCTGCAGACTGTTTTTGCTGAGTACGGAACCGTTAAGCGGGTTCAATTACCGGTCGATCGCGATACCGGACGGATGCGCGGCTTTGGATTTGTGGAAATGGGTAGCGAAGCTGAAGAAGACGCTGCGATCGAAGCCCTGGATGGTGCTGAATGGATGGGTCGCCAGATGAAGGTTAACAAGGCCCGTCCTCGCAAGAGTCGGGGTGGTGACTCCTTTGGTGGCAATCGTCGTAATGATGGTTTCTAA
- a CDS encoding thioredoxin, which produces MTSGRVLAPVPTLLATHNRGNHGGIAPTKIGESAKVK; this is translated from the coding sequence TTGACCTCGGGTAGGGTTCTCGCCCCCGTGCCGACCCTCTTGGCGACCCACAACCGGGGCAACCACGGGGGGATTGCCCCTACCAAAATCGGGGAATCTGCCAAGGTGAAATAG
- a CDS encoding sulfite exporter TauE/SafE family protein: MNPVAALTSADVLILLGSGVLAGVLAGFLGIGGGTILVPILVALGKDPIQAVATSSLSIVMTSLGGSVQNWRMGLLKVDRVVLLGFPALVTAQGGVALAQFLPDRHLLLAFGGLLLLNVYLVEFRKRVVAEGRGGAETTDSPEAPDPQPNSPWNPTAARLVAGGTAGLLAGLFGIGGGVILVPLQILLLGDSLKQAIQTSLGVIVLTAIAATAGHGGLWPWLGNLLGLYHGGGGEPWTINSNVLWLPGLLLGCGGLAGVQVSTRLLPKLDDRTVSVLFRSMLFLLALYIIGQGLQR, translated from the coding sequence TTGAACCCTGTTGCTGCTTTAACGTCTGCTGATGTCCTAATCCTGTTGGGGTCTGGGGTACTGGCGGGGGTGCTGGCGGGGTTCCTGGGCATTGGGGGCGGGACGATTCTGGTGCCGATCCTGGTGGCCCTGGGCAAAGACCCGATCCAGGCCGTGGCCACCAGTAGCCTGTCCATTGTCATGACTTCCCTGGGGGGCAGTGTCCAAAATTGGCGCATGGGGCTTCTGAAGGTGGATCGGGTGGTGCTGTTGGGGTTTCCGGCCCTCGTCACGGCCCAGGGGGGGGTAGCCTTGGCCCAGTTTTTGCCCGATCGCCACCTTTTGTTAGCCTTTGGGGGATTATTACTCCTCAATGTTTATCTGGTGGAGTTTCGGAAACGGGTGGTAGCCGAGGGACGGGGGGGGGCCGAAACAACAGATAGCCCGGAAGCTCCAGACCCTCAGCCCAATTCCCCCTGGAATCCCACGGCGGCGCGACTGGTGGCGGGGGGCACAGCGGGGCTGTTGGCGGGGCTATTTGGCATTGGGGGCGGGGTGATTTTGGTGCCCCTGCAAATCTTGTTGCTGGGTGACAGCCTTAAACAAGCTATCCAAACCAGTTTGGGGGTGATTGTGTTGACAGCGATCGCCGCCACCGCAGGCCATGGGGGGCTGTGGCCCTGGTTGGGGAATCTGTTGGGGCTGTATCACGGGGGGGGCGGGGAACCCTGGACTATCAATAGCAATGTGTTGTGGCTACCGGGGCTATTGTTGGGGTGTGGCGGCTTGGCGGGGGTGCAGGTCAGTACCCGGTTATTACCCAAGCTGGACGATCGCACCGTTAGTGTATTGTTTCGATCGATGTTATTCCTCTTGGCCCTCTACATCATCGGTCAAGGCTTGCAGCGCTAA
- the ftsY gene encoding signal recognition particle-docking protein FtsY — MVFDWFRRQYNQAQGKTEPDPPKAAEATPPPKPDPTPNVDPSDPNPEATSESDAENYLAWAKAAFQNLKQQEAASLAAQIPGAAAETGGTVTPAPETAVAEPAKSAVVDAIADGTGAAKAEAASPDATSADATSADATSADATSADATSADATSADAAALTPGEVAEAPGIRSDPDPTAPDPTAPDSTAPDPTEPMASEGAVTAALTIETKGSDATGITTGITTGITTGIATGTDAAIDPPTIDPPTIDLPTIDPPAVADRPDSSLDPAGGTAAPVSFLQRAEAERQARLDRLKAADPPEPEPPAPSPDAPPSALTFDDDFVWSAEVLAAQGREPEQVSVEEIDWLKQLRQGLGKTRQNLLNQLKSVVGQGPLGADALMDIEALLLQADVGVEATDFIVEALQAKLRQEALPPDQAIIYLKGILRDILDRPLKAQNNPVLAPHHGQLNIWLLTGVNGAGKTTTIGKLAHLGKKSEYSCLIAAADTFRAAAVQQVQTWGDRTGIEVIANPGQNTDPAAVVFDAIAAAKARGTELLLVDTAGRLQNKKNLMAELSKIRRIIDKNAPDAVIESLLVLDSSLGQNGIRQAEVFAEAANLTGVVLTKLDGSAKGGVALAVTQKLGLPIRFIGAGEGIEDLRPFASYEFVEALLGG, encoded by the coding sequence ATGGTTTTTGATTGGTTTCGTCGGCAATATAACCAAGCCCAGGGCAAAACCGAGCCAGACCCGCCTAAGGCGGCGGAGGCTACGCCACCCCCCAAACCAGACCCAACCCCCAACGTGGATCCCTCGGATCCCAACCCAGAGGCTACATCAGAGTCCGATGCAGAAAACTATTTAGCCTGGGCAAAAGCGGCCTTCCAGAACCTGAAACAACAGGAAGCCGCAAGCCTTGCCGCCCAAATCCCAGGGGCAGCAGCAGAGACAGGGGGCACGGTGACCCCAGCCCCAGAAACGGCTGTGGCAGAACCGGCTAAATCTGCGGTTGTTGATGCCATAGCGGATGGTACCGGGGCAGCTAAGGCTGAAGCGGCTAGTCCAGACGCTACCAGTGCAGACGCTACCAGTGCAGACGCTACCAGTGCAGACGCTACCAGTGCAGACGCTACCAGTGCAGACGCTACCAGTGCAGACGCTGCTGCACTGACCCCTGGCGAAGTTGCCGAGGCTCCAGGGATTCGATCGGACCCGGACCCCACAGCACCGGACCCCACAGCACCGGACTCCACAGCACCGGACCCCACGGAGCCAATGGCTAGCGAAGGGGCTGTTACCGCTGCCTTAACCATTGAAACCAAGGGTAGCGATGCTACAGGTATTACTACAGGTATTACTACAGGTATTACTACAGGTATTGCTACAGGTACTGATGCTGCGATCGACCCGCCAACGATCGATCCACCAACGATCGATCTACCAACGATCGATCCGCCAGCGGTTGCCGATCGGCCCGACTCCAGCCTAGACCCGGCTGGGGGGACCGCTGCCCCGGTGTCCTTCCTGCAACGGGCCGAAGCAGAACGCCAAGCCCGCCTCGATCGCCTCAAGGCCGCAGATCCCCCGGAACCGGAACCCCCTGCCCCCAGCCCGGACGCACCCCCCTCAGCCTTAACCTTTGATGACGATTTTGTCTGGTCAGCGGAAGTCTTAGCGGCCCAGGGACGGGAGCCGGAACAGGTATCCGTGGAGGAAATCGACTGGCTGAAGCAACTGCGCCAAGGTCTGGGCAAAACGCGCCAGAACCTGCTGAACCAACTGAAAAGTGTGGTAGGCCAAGGTCCCCTGGGTGCCGATGCCCTGATGGACATTGAAGCCCTGTTGCTCCAGGCTGATGTGGGGGTGGAGGCCACAGACTTTATTGTGGAAGCCCTGCAAGCCAAGTTGCGCCAAGAAGCCCTGCCCCCAGACCAGGCCATTATCTACCTGAAGGGGATTTTGCGGGATATCCTCGATCGCCCCCTCAAAGCCCAGAACAACCCAGTTCTTGCGCCCCACCATGGCCAGCTTAATATTTGGCTCCTGACGGGGGTGAATGGGGCCGGGAAAACCACCACCATCGGTAAACTGGCCCACCTAGGCAAAAAATCAGAGTATTCCTGTTTAATTGCGGCGGCGGACACCTTCCGGGCGGCAGCGGTGCAACAGGTACAAACCTGGGGCGATCGCACGGGCATTGAGGTGATCGCCAACCCCGGTCAAAATACGGATCCGGCGGCGGTGGTCTTTGATGCGATCGCAGCGGCTAAGGCCAGGGGGACAGAGTTGTTGCTGGTGGATACGGCGGGACGGTTGCAAAATAAAAAGAACTTGATGGCCGAACTGAGCAAGATTCGCCGCATTATCGATAAAAATGCTCCTGATGCCGTCATCGAGTCCCTCTTAGTGTTGGATTCCAGCCTGGGTCAAAATGGTATCCGCCAAGCGGAGGTGTTTGCGGAAGCGGCCAACCTCACCGGGGTGGTGCTAACCAAGCTGGACGGCAGCGCGAAAGGGGGAGTGGCCCTGGCGGTGACCCAAAAATTGGGCCTACCCATTCGCTTCATCGGGGCCGGGGAAGGGATCGAGGATTTGCGCCCCTTTGCCAGCTATGAATTTGTGGAAGCGCTGTTGGGGGGCTAA
- a CDS encoding LabA-like NYN domain-containing protein — protein MKRLSIFVDGNNMFYAQQKNGWFFDPRRVLEYFTRDLVLMNAFWYTGIKDPQDQRGFRDALISLGYTVRTKILKEYYDDNSGRYSQKANLDIEIVIDMFNTVEQYDRVVLFSGDGDFERAIELLRSKSTHITVVSTEGMIARELRNATDHYIDLNNIREEIEKLENTWLP, from the coding sequence ATGAAGCGCTTATCCATTTTTGTAGATGGAAATAATATGTTCTATGCCCAGCAAAAAAATGGCTGGTTTTTCGATCCCCGTCGAGTTTTGGAGTACTTTACCCGCGACTTGGTGTTGATGAATGCCTTTTGGTATACGGGCATTAAGGATCCCCAGGATCAACGGGGCTTTCGGGATGCCCTCATTAGTTTGGGTTACACCGTTCGCACGAAAATCCTGAAGGAATATTACGACGATAATTCGGGCCGCTATTCCCAAAAGGCCAACCTCGATATTGAAATTGTGATTGATATGTTTAATACCGTGGAGCAGTACGATCGGGTTGTTCTGTTTAGTGGCGATGGGGACTTTGAGCGGGCGATCGAACTGCTGCGATCCAAAAGTACCCACATCACCGTGGTCTCCACCGAGGGCATGATTGCCCGCGAACTGCGCAATGCCACGGATCACTACATCGATCTCAACAACATTCGTGAAGAAATCGAGAAGCTAGAAAATACCTGGTTGCCTTAA
- a CDS encoding CHASE2 domain-containing protein, whose protein sequence is MSNFLSLSALIAPWRTLPHRFNNLPLPLLGGVLAGAIVVLDGLGTWRMLEWQGYRITHNLREGLGLEQPWDDRLAVIAIDEKSIQAYGQFNTWSRNYYTQLLQTLEASPPIAIGFDILLSESTPDDPALAEAMWINGSTVLAVAADDKGHSFNPTSFLDSAAALGHVLHRSDSDGLTRHLWLYIPSSPVPRSPVPSSPVPSSPVPDAGQAVPHLSLALAEVYNLYQSTTLDLPEDAADPPPSSPGTIAIPPPQPTLAANEVLIHWPTLPSKLPTYSLVDVLDGDIAPEIFQNKIVLLGITALGFDPLQTPFYKEPLTTGVYLHGVALHNLLQDSFLRRVPFPLQALGLILLGSISAPLLKRGGIKEQVAVLTLVPLGWLGVAVVGLGASWWLPLVTPMATLLTVTLGVQLKERQEKRMLMYLFSQHVAPEMAQLIWDRRSEIFDGGELQAQELEATVLFMDIRNFTTISEGSQPTQLLRWLNRYLEAMTDCIMNQGGVVDKYIGDAIMAVFGIPVPRQNQDEVRQDACNAITASLAMHRRLQLLNQEFAQEGLPLVRFGIGIHTGRLVAGTVGSSRRLNYSVLGDTVNVAARIEALNKNQQEDNPFDLLISGRTFAYVRDRYDAKQLNAIKLKGKATATLIYAIQGERQGDGGEQKPRPVSPLRSLT, encoded by the coding sequence ATGTCCAACTTCCTGTCCCTATCGGCGCTGATCGCCCCGTGGCGAACCCTGCCCCATCGCTTCAATAATCTGCCCCTACCCCTGTTGGGGGGGGTGCTGGCGGGGGCGATCGTCGTTCTCGATGGCCTGGGAACCTGGCGGATGTTGGAGTGGCAGGGGTATCGCATTACCCATAACCTGCGGGAGGGCTTGGGGTTGGAGCAACCCTGGGACGATCGCCTTGCCGTGATTGCCATTGACGAAAAAAGTATCCAAGCTTACGGCCAGTTCAACACCTGGAGCCGCAACTACTACACCCAACTGCTCCAAACCCTAGAGGCCAGCCCCCCCATCGCCATCGGTTTTGATATTCTGCTGTCGGAATCCACCCCCGATGACCCCGCCCTCGCCGAAGCCATGTGGATCAACGGTAGCACTGTGTTAGCGGTAGCTGCCGACGACAAGGGCCATAGCTTTAACCCCACCAGTTTCTTGGATTCCGCCGCTGCCCTAGGCCATGTCCTTCACCGTTCCGATTCCGACGGTCTCACCCGTCACCTGTGGCTGTATATTCCCAGTTCCCCCGTCCCCCGTTCCCCCGTCCCCAGTTCCCCCGTCCCCAGTTCCCCCGTCCCCGATGCCGGCCAAGCCGTCCCCCACCTCAGCCTTGCCCTTGCGGAAGTCTATAACCTGTACCAAAGCACGACCCTTGATCTCCCAGAGGATGCTGCTGACCCGCCACCCAGTTCCCCCGGCACCATTGCCATTCCCCCACCCCAGCCCACCCTCGCCGCTAACGAAGTCCTGATCCATTGGCCCACCCTCCCCAGCAAGCTGCCCACCTACTCTTTGGTGGATGTCCTAGATGGAGACATTGCCCCGGAGATCTTCCAGAATAAAATTGTTCTGCTGGGGATTACAGCCCTGGGGTTTGATCCCCTCCAAACCCCGTTTTACAAAGAACCCTTAACCACCGGGGTTTATCTCCACGGGGTAGCCCTCCATAACCTACTCCAGGACTCCTTTCTGCGCCGGGTTCCCTTTCCCCTGCAAGCCCTGGGCCTCATTCTCCTGGGCAGCATCAGTGCGCCGTTGCTGAAGCGGGGGGGGATCAAGGAGCAAGTGGCTGTGTTGACCCTTGTTCCCCTGGGATGGCTGGGGGTGGCGGTGGTGGGGCTGGGGGCTTCCTGGTGGTTGCCCCTAGTCACCCCTATGGCAACTTTGCTGACGGTGACCCTAGGCGTGCAACTGAAGGAGCGCCAGGAAAAGCGCATGTTGATGTATCTGTTCTCCCAGCATGTGGCCCCGGAAATGGCCCAGTTAATTTGGGATCGACGATCGGAAATCTTTGATGGGGGAGAACTCCAAGCCCAGGAGCTAGAGGCCACGGTGCTGTTCATGGATATCCGCAACTTCACCACCATTTCTGAAGGCTCCCAGCCGACCCAGCTTCTGCGCTGGCTCAATCGCTACTTGGAAGCCATGACGGATTGCATTATGAACCAAGGGGGGGTGGTGGATAAATACATTGGCGATGCCATCATGGCGGTGTTTGGCATTCCCGTGCCCCGTCAAAACCAGGATGAGGTGCGCCAAGATGCCTGTAATGCCATTACCGCCAGCTTAGCGATGCACCGCCGCTTACAACTGCTGAACCAGGAGTTTGCCCAGGAAGGGTTGCCCCTGGTGCGGTTCGGCATTGGGATTCACACGGGGCGGCTGGTGGCGGGCACCGTGGGCAGTTCCCGCCGCCTCAACTATTCGGTGCTGGGGGACACCGTTAATGTGGCGGCTCGTATTGAAGCGCTCAATAAAAATCAGCAGGAGGATAACCCCTTTGATCTGTTGATTAGTGGTCGCACCTTTGCCTATGTGCGCGATCGCTACGATGCCAAACAACTCAATGCCATCAAGCTCAAAGGCAAGGCCACAGCCACCCTGATCTACGCCATCCAAGGGGAGCGGCAGGGAGATGGGGGAGAGCAAAAACCGAGACCGGTCTCCCCCTTGCGATCGCTGACCTAA
- a CDS encoding tellurite resistance TerB family protein: MGLFDKGVSAPTPEMEKLNAGESFAAIALAAVASDGYLSDEEAQSIPFILSRMKLFQTYSDDMMRRLFDKLLGRLKRGGVSALFLSAKDSLPEHLRQTAFAVATDLVLADGVVTPEEKAFLDELYQVLEMPEETAKNIIDVMLIKNQG; encoded by the coding sequence ATGGGCTTATTTGACAAGGGTGTTTCGGCACCCACCCCAGAGATGGAAAAGCTCAATGCGGGGGAATCCTTTGCCGCGATCGCCCTGGCAGCCGTTGCCTCCGATGGCTATCTATCGGATGAGGAGGCCCAAAGCATTCCCTTTATTCTCTCGCGGATGAAGTTATTCCAAACCTATTCCGATGACATGATGCGGCGATTATTTGATAAGTTGCTGGGCAGATTGAAGCGGGGGGGGGTGTCTGCGCTGTTTCTGTCCGCCAAGGACTCTTTGCCGGAACACTTGCGCCAAACCGCCTTTGCAGTGGCCACCGATCTGGTGTTGGCAGATGGGGTCGTCACCCCAGAGGAGAAGGCATTCCTGGATGAACTGTATCAGGTGCTGGAAATGCCGGAAGAGACGGCGAAAAACATCATTGATGTGATGTTGATCAAGAACCAAGGTTAG